The Gloeocapsa sp. DLM2.Bin57 genome has a window encoding:
- a CDS encoding MAPEG family protein, with protein MLIEPTVITVLTLLVYFVITLNVGRARFKYDVKPPAMTGDPNFERALRVQQNTLEQIIFFLPLLWIFSYYISATWGFILGIIWVVGRILYAWGYYQAAEKRGPGFGISSLASLGLLGGAIIGLILSVRQYL; from the coding sequence ATGTTAATCGAACCTACTGTTATTACAGTTTTAACTCTGTTAGTCTATTTTGTAATCACCCTCAATGTGGGTAGAGCTAGATTTAAATACGATGTTAAACCACCTGCTATGACTGGTGATCCTAATTTTGAACGAGCTTTGAGAGTGCAGCAAAATACTCTAGAACAGATTATCTTCTTTTTACCCTTGTTGTGGATTTTTTCTTACTATATCAGCGCTACCTGGGGTTTTATCCTAGGGATAATTTGGGTAGTAGGAAGAATTCTCTACGCTTGGGGTTATTATCAAGCTGCTGAAAAACGCGGTCCAGGTTTTGGTATTAGTTCTCTAGCTAGTTTAGGATTACTCGGAGGTGCTATAATCGGTTTAATATTGTCAGTTCGTCAATATCTCTAA